The segment CTTTAACACATGCATAGCATTTGCTAGCCTGTAAAATAGATCAGTAAATTGTCCCCTTTTAAAAGtcatatatttgaaaaatgaactATTTAGCAGAAAGGAACACTGAGAAATAGCATACAGTTCCTCACTGATATAGAATGTGAATCTTCCATCAcctttttcactcagagggtggtgacacactggaacaggttgcccatggaggttgtggatgccccatccctagaggcattcaaggccaggctggatgcggctctgggcagcctggtctggtggttggcaaccctgcacataattgggggggttgaaactggatgaccattgtggttcttttcaacccacatcattctgtggttctgtgatgcTTAGAGAGAACTTTTGCTCAGTCCTaaatgctgctgagcactgggTCTGCAAGTGTTTGGTGCCTCTAAGCATCTTTGTATTCCTCACATGTATTACCTCTGATAGGAGAAACAGCTGCTCGTTAGTGTTTTCTTATAGAGTAGGGAATACTCTCGTGCTGACGTTCTAGAAACACCCATGCAACCAGTCATCATAAATCTTTAGTGTAGAACAGAATCTACTTCAAGAAATagacatgaaaataaatcttgaCTTCTCATCATAATACCATAACATGATCATTATGAATTCTGCTATGCAATGCTGATGTTTAATAATTAATGGAGTCTTTAAGCTCTGTTTAAGTAGACAAACTGAACATGCAGTCACTGCATAAGTGTTGAATAAACATGGATTAGATTATCTTTCTAAATGAACGAAAACGTGTTACAAGACTGTGGTCCAGGGCAGATTTGACGTTGCTTTAATctcagtgacagcagcactATTTTGATACTATTTTATctattaaattagaaaaaaaagcacttacaACATACCTACATCTCtagatttctttccttctacaACTTAACTTAGTGAAGACTGAGCCAAGCACAAACAATACTCCCCTCCAGCACTTTCCCAACCCTCGGATGGTTTCAGCTCAGAAAACACCTTTTGCTGCAGTGGTTTCTGTGTACACATTGGCTCTCCCTGGATTTTTCTTTGGTGAACTCGTCCAGTGCTTCCTTGAGGCCAAGTGAACTCTTGGCATCACAGCCTCCTGTGGTAGGGAGCTGCAGAACTCAATGAGCTGTTACATGAAAAATCACCTCCTCCTGCTTACTTTGAACCTGTGCCCTCACAGTTTCAACAGTTCCCTTGTTAGAAAAGGGAACGAGAGCAAACACTCAGCTGCTGACTACTTCCCCTGTGCCACAAACGACTCTGTAGCACATGCTCTCTCCCTCTTCAATTGTTTCTCACCCAAACAAAGAAGTCCTGGCTTGCTTAATCATTCCCCATGTGTGATACCTTCAATTATTATTAATGCTCTTTTTCAATCTTTTCAGTTCTTACTGGTTGGTTTGGGTTTATCTTTAGGAAAAGGCATGTGAAAATTGAATTCATATGGTAATTCGCCAATGTATTCCTTGCTAttcccttttgcttttaaagcagttcTCAGTGGATGTGCTTTTTGGTTACTACCAAAATTGCTGAAATGCCTCTTTGTAAACCCCAGGTCCCACTGCAGGCTGTTGCTGAACAGCTCAGAGCCCACCATTTCACACGTGCAATCAGTCGGAGTTTTTCCTGACATGCACACTTCTGTGTTTATCTACATTTCATTATATCTGCGGTTTTATTGCCCACCTAATCTTTCATGATCCAGTTCTGGAATTGCTCCTTATTTTTACTGATCTGAATAATTCCATTGGTACATTTTGTCATTTCACTGCTTATCCCTTTTGCCAGCATCTATTAGAACTACTATTTATTACAGCCAATAGGTGTGCTAACTCGTTTCTGAATTCCTTTAAGGAGCTTCACCTTAAGTGAAGGCAGATCCTCTGACAGGTTTCCTACAAAAAAAAGGCTTGGGGCTGGGATCCTCCTCACTATCTTCCACAGTAAACATAAGTGCCAGTAACTCCattgacagttggactaaatgatctcataggtcctttccaaccttgtgattctatgattccattgGGCTTTCTGGATGTGGTCTTATATATACTAAGTAATCCTTTTATACTGGGATCAGAGTCTCTGGCATTTTCTTTTGGTGTTTGAAGAAAGAACGAAGAAACTCTTCCATTACTGAGGAATTACTGAGGCAGAATCAGAGTTCATCCTAAGATAAATGGAGTGGAAGATAAGAAACTtaaggaagaagggaaatatCAGCACTTCTTAATGATTACCAAGGCTCCATATGCTTTAGTTGGATGGTTGCAGCCAGATGGTTGTTGTCAATGGCTTTGTGTCCAGGTGGTGAGTGGTGTCCACCAGGAGTCCGTCTTGGGATTGATGCTCTTCCATTTCAATGATATAGGCAGTGGCActgagcgcaccctcagcagtttgctgatgacaccaagctgagtggtgccaTTCACACAACAGGAAGAAGGAATGTTAACCAGAGGGACCTGTGCAGGCTCGGAAAGCGGGCTcgtgaacctaatgagattcaacaaggccaaagGCAAcatgctgcacttgggtcagggcaatcccagctgtgagtacagactgggagaagaacccactgagagcagccctgtggagaagaacTTGGGGTCCTGATGGACGAAAGGCTgcacaggagccagcagtgtgagcccgcagcccaggaggccaacagcatcctgggctgcatcaacagaggggtggcagcggGGACAGCGAGGGGACTgagccctctgctctgcccccgTGGGGCCCCGCATGGAGCGCTGCTGGGGGAGGGATTGGAGCTGTGGGAgcgcgtccagaggagggcacggggatgctcagagggctggagagtCCCTGATGGGaagggaggctgagggagctggaggtGGTCAGActggagaaggctccggggagacctcattgcggccttccagtactcgAGCTTACAGGCAGGAGGGGGAGAGACTTTTTACACGGTCTGTTAGCGACAGGTCAAAAGGGAACGGTTTAAACTAAAAGACGGGAGATTTGGATTGGATGTAGGGGaaattttcactgagagggcggcgaggcactggaacagaccGCCCAAAGAAGGACGGACAACCTCGCACGGCTGAGCCGTCCCCCatggcggggcggggcggcaatggcggcgggcgggagcggaggcgttgctatgggcGGTGCCGCCCGCCTCGCCCCGCTCGGCGCTCCGCTGCTCAGGCCTGCGGGGCCGTCCGTTGAGTTTCGGGCGCCGGGACGATGCTGCTCGGCGCCGCCGCTTGAGCCGCGTTGCCAGGCATGGGGCTGGGCTCGAGCTCCGAGCTCCCAGACGGCGGCGCCGAAGGCTTCCACGTACACGGGGTgaggcggcgcggggcggcgggggttGTGGGTGTTGTGGGGGTTATGGCGCCGCGCTGCCTGAGGCAGGCCGGGACCGCGCTGCCTCCGCGGGGAGGAACTCGTGTAAAAATGGTGGTGCTGCACctgggggctgtgtgtgctccGGCATTGAGCAGCGTGGAGGAAAAGCCTCAAGGGGCGCTTGgaaacaaatatatacatatacatgtattCCACAGTTGTGGACTGCTCCCAGTGTCTGTCGCTTGCTATCTCATTTCTGGTTCGATCAGAAGTAAATATTGACTCAGGTGTAATAATTAACTCCGTGCCGCTTAACATAACCGCAGATCCACGTACAATTaagtatatatgtgtatgttttTCAGGTTCAGGAGAACTCCCCCGCTCAGCAAGGAGGGCTGGAGCCTTTCTTTGACTTCATCATTGCGATAGGACACACCAGGCTGGTGAGTCTCTctaataaaactgtattttctattctttttttcctggggtATCATCATTATAAGAGGTAGAAGCCAAAGCTGTCAGAGTAGAGAATGTCACACTGGGCGTTGTCTGTGGTATTAAAAAGGTAAACCAAAACCTGAAGGGTCTTAGCGATGCCTTCAGTCACCCTGGCTTCTTCACAGGTTCACTCTGTGCTTGTGGTGTTATTCATGGGTATTTTCTGCCACAAGGTGAATATCGAGCTGGTGAGTCAGTGGTGAGAGCTCAACATTTGTTTAAGCAAACTTGTTTCAACGTTTGATAAGGCAGGGGAAAGAATCATGGACAGGAAGAAAAGTGCCACGTGGGCCTGTCTGCTTATGGTTTAGGGCTGGTCACACGGTTCCTGTATGGTGAGTTACTGAGGAAGAATTGAGTACATTTTAATGCATTGTTTCAGTTTGGAAGGCTCTCATCTTTGGCCCAAGGATCAGTACTGATCAGCCATGAAGTGCTGCCACTTATTGATGCGACTGTGTAGTTAAGATCTGACATTCCTGACTTACCAGAGgttaaaagaagagaaaagtaaGCAATTAAACTGAATGATAGTAGTTACTGTTTTAGAAGATCATGAGCTGACGGCACAGACTGCTTCTGGATAAAAGAAAACTGCACTGCTGGACTGATTGTAAAACATTAAGTCCAATGGCTGTTTTGGTTCTTTGTATTCAGATTCTGACACAAGCATGACATCTGTGTTACAGGTGCAACTAGGGGTAGCATTAACCATATGTATGTCTTTCTGCGCTCTgtagaataaagaaaacaatatgtTGAAAGATCTACTGaaggcaaatgctgaaaaagcaGTGAAACTGGAGGTGTATAACATCAAAACAATGAAGATAAGAGAGGTGGAGGTGGTCCCCAGTAACATGTGGGGAGGACAAGGTCTTCTCGGAGCCAGCGTGAGGTTCTGCAGTTTCCAGGGAGCCAATGAACACGTGTGGCATGTTTTGGTGAGTCAGAATTCCTTGCTTCTCCAACAAGTTGTTGCTGAGCTAAGAACAGAATGTAGATTTCCATTTCAAAGCTTCCTCCAAGACAGCAATATACTATTTTGTTAGTGGAATCTATTCTATCTAAGGGGTAAACATCAAAAAGGTGGtgtatagaatcacagaatggcttgggttggaagggaccccaaggatcatcaagttccaacacccctgccacaggcaaggccaccaacctccagtTCTACTGATCAAATTTGAagcttttcatctgttttatgtgtgtgtgttttctgttggaTGAGGTATGCCATTTAGAAGGATTGCTAATTCATAGTCTGAGGTATTCCAGGAATGTTTTCATAAGGATTTACAGATCCTTATGCATGAGAATGTTGCTGTATGTAGAGTGCAGATGTGGGTGACTGTCTCTTGGTGGCCTGCTGGTGTTCCTATAACCTTGCttcaaattatatattttttaagagtAGTTGGTATGTAGAAGTACAGTGCTGAGATTACACAGAGGAGAGGAACATGTCCCTCTTCAAATAGCTCAAACTTTCAAGACCAGGTTGTTGACTGTCAGTGTTGCCTGCCTCTGAGAATAAAATGAACCCCAGTCCAACCAGACCGTGCAGACTGCATGGTGGGGAGAAGGGTGTTTTGTCTTGTGTTGAAGAAACAGtaccaaagcaaaaaataaaataaaggattCTGGCTCAATTGGTGTTTCTGTTGGCTCAACTTCATTGAAATACAccaaaaaattgttttaaaaccaAGAAGGAGAGCTGAAAGTGTAGAACTTAGGAAAGGCTGAGCTGGTGTTTTCTAATGTCTGATTCTTGAAAGAAGTGCAACTTCTTACCATCTTCAAAACATCTCATTTTCAAATTGGTCCCTGTGTATTGAGTGTGTCTGACACTGCTTGAAGACTTCTGTTTTGTCTTGTAGACcaaatgttcttttcttctgttgtcttttGAGTTAGCTTGTAGTAATTTCATCTTCTGAGAGGGCAGGTGACAGCTGCCATTCTTTCACAGGATGTTGAAcctgcatctcctgcagctgtgggtgGATTGCAGCCATACACTGACTACATTGTTGGATCTGATCAGATTCTGCAGGAGGTAGGGTTGGTGTTCCTTCACGTAGTATTGTCTTTGTGCCTGCTATGTTTATGTGTTAGGATTTATAACTCTAATTGCATGCACATAGAACGTATGGGGGTGCTTGTTTTGGACTTTGTGAGGTTAACGTTTAAGATGCTTAATGGCTGAGGTAAACTTTACCAGTATTTATTCCTTTATCTATCTATTTAAACctggcaaaggaaaaaaaaataaagtgccCATTAGTGAGTTTTACTCTATCTTTGAGTTTTTAATATGTTGAAGTAAATGCCTCAGATACTGATTTGTTTCTAGTTCCTTGTCTTATGCATTTAATAACTactattgtttcttttcttagtCAGAAGATTTCTTCTCGCTGATTGAGTCCCATGAGGGAAAGCCGCTGAAGCTGATGGTTTATAACACTGAAGCAGACTCCATTCGAGAGGTAGTTGTGACTCCCAATGGAGCTTGGGGTGGAGAAGGAAGGTACTGATCTGCGGACAGCCACTGGGTGATGACGGGTTATGCACTCACTGTAAATGAGCTCTTGTTAAGAATATTGTCATTGATTACAGCTCGTTGTTTGCACTTTAAGGCTTATTTCCTTCTCACATGTTcatcattaaagaaaagaaatagctgaGAAGTATTAGGCATGTTCTGGATCTAATCCTATTTGAGTTGACACTGATGGTAAAACTTCTGCTGACTTTCTTGCTAGCAGATGTGTGAAAGTGTAGCTAGCATTTGAGCATTTGGTGAAGCAAGAACAAAATGCAAATCAGGTCAGATCATGTATTTCATGAACATATAGAAAATAGTTAACCAGAAGCTGAGCTACATCTCCCTAAATATCATTTGCAGAGTATTCCTTCTGCTCTGTCAGTAGCAGAAAGGATTCTTGCAGGTAGCTATTTTCCTGCTCCGGTTTAAGGACTCGCActctttttgttttagaagTCAGAATTTAAAAGGCTTCCTAGCTTTGTTAAGGATTTTTTCCAAGTCTTGTTTTACTTCTGTTGTGCAGTTTGGGATGTGGTATTGGATATGGCTATTTGCACAGGATTCCAACGCAGTCAGTAGTATCAAAGAAAAAGCCAGAAAGCAAACCACCTTCGCCCTTACCAGAAGCTGGAACTCCTGTACCATCTACTAATGGTTACACAGAGGTATGTAGGAA is part of the Gallus gallus isolate bGalGal1 chromosome 2, bGalGal1.mat.broiler.GRCg7b, whole genome shotgun sequence genome and harbors:
- the GORASP1 gene encoding Golgi reassembly-stacking protein 1 — encoded protein: MGLGSSSELPDGGAEGFHVHGVQENSPAQQGGLEPFFDFIIAIGHTRLNKENNMLKDLLKANAEKAVKLEVYNIKTMKIREVEVVPSNMWGGQGLLGASVRFCSFQGANEHVWHVLDVEPASPAAVGGLQPYTDYIVGSDQILQESEDFFSLIESHEGKPLKLMVYNTEADSIREVVVTPNGAWGGEGSLGCGIGYGYLHRIPTQSVVSKKKPESKPPSPLPEAGTPVPSTNGYTEAPLLAPTSQSDSSEVVMSLDHSTGQETSGYSPESSLSPPPPLQRVMDPGFLDMSGISLPELTDLTNVSSVSSSASFSMPAAGSFVGTEKLMSNSDPSAYFENTTASGPEDVMKNPEGSGRQPELDHLLPTTSLPSFTLPNEISSKTALETDPQNQETVLINSFESSLAQLKPDDEAAREQKGEEAAQGHE